Proteins encoded in a region of the Acidobacteriota bacterium genome:
- a CDS encoding YjbQ family protein, translating to MRSFTKYLTMNVPRRMDFVSIHDEVVAAVAESGVREGLCLVNAMHITASVFINDNEPGLHRDYKRWLERLAPFDASPEAYEHNRTGEDNADAHHKRQIMGREVVIAITDGRLDLGPWEHVFYGEFDGRRPKRVLIKIIGE from the coding sequence ATGCGGAGCTTCACCAAGTACCTCACGATGAACGTGCCCCGCCGCATGGACTTCGTGAGCATTCACGACGAGGTCGTGGCCGCCGTGGCGGAAAGCGGGGTGCGGGAGGGCCTCTGCCTCGTCAATGCCATGCACATCACGGCCAGCGTGTTCATCAACGACAACGAGCCGGGCCTGCATCGGGACTACAAGCGCTGGCTGGAGCGCCTGGCACCGTTCGACGCCAGCCCCGAGGCCTACGAACACAACCGCACCGGCGAGGACAATGCGGACGCCCACCACAAGCGGCAGATCATGGGAAGGGAGGTCGTGATCGCCATCACGGACGGGCGTCTCGACCTCGGGCCGTGGGAGCACGTCTTCTACGGCGAGTTCGACGGCCGCCGGCCCAAACGCGTCCTGATCAAGATCATCGGCGAGTGA
- a CDS encoding HEAT repeat domain-containing protein, protein MRAESGTRGGRRAPWRRRALGVFLAAALAAAVGAAGCHPGVEERIDRLYRAERRGEIDLDELARALADPDRRLRVTAVAILGRSGRPEAVSLLTPAAADEDPGVRAAVATALGKLRSPEALETLSRLARDPVPVVRRRAVQAIAEIGSPKGAPAAASLLRDPDPGIRREAAKALAELAAPSAVGPLIDALADEDMQVRAWAARALGRIGDPRALPALERMEASESRYDRAAAANAIAQIRTRVEEGRP, encoded by the coding sequence ATGCGAGCGGAGAGCGGTACCCGGGGCGGAAGACGCGCTCCGTGGCGCCGGCGCGCCCTCGGCGTGTTCCTCGCGGCGGCTCTGGCGGCGGCTGTCGGCGCCGCCGGCTGCCATCCGGGTGTGGAGGAGCGGATCGACCGGCTCTACCGCGCGGAAAGGCGCGGCGAGATCGACCTGGACGAGCTGGCCCGCGCGCTGGCGGATCCGGACCGGCGGTTGCGCGTCACCGCCGTGGCGATCCTCGGGAGATCGGGTCGTCCGGAGGCCGTCTCCCTTCTGACGCCGGCCGCCGCGGACGAGGATCCCGGCGTGCGAGCAGCGGTGGCGACGGCGCTCGGAAAACTCCGATCTCCGGAAGCGCTCGAAACGCTCTCCCGTCTCGCTCGCGATCCGGTTCCGGTGGTCAGACGGCGCGCCGTGCAGGCCATCGCCGAGATCGGCAGCCCGAAAGGAGCGCCGGCCGCGGCATCCTTGCTGCGCGACCCCGATCCGGGGATCCGCCGCGAGGCCGCCAAGGCGCTTGCCGAACTCGCCGCGCCCTCGGCGGTGGGTCCCCTGATCGACGCGCTTGCCGACGAGGACATGCAGGTTCGCGCCTGGGCGGCGCGCGCCCTGGGTCGAATCGGCGATCCGCGCGCGCTGCCGGCCCTGGAGCGGATGGAGGCGAGCGAGAGCCGCTACGACCGCGCCGCGGCGGCGAACGCGATCGCGCAGATACGGACCCGGGTGGAGGAAGGCAGGCCGTGA
- a CDS encoding transcription termination factor Rho, with the protein MNAKKTSFRRRRRRRRGGSQNHQGQASGAPQAAVEQAEVSTGPVPAWGVLEILPEGYGFLRTQKANYLPRPDDVWVAPDIVRDWRLEEGVEIRGKARPTGRRGPALYEIEEINGLPPERWHDRRHFQDLTATSPEEPIRMETGREPIEPRVVDLVAPIGKGQRCLVVAPPKAGKTTLLQQIAHAVTINHPEIHLIVLLIDERPEEVTDWRRRVPNGEVIASSSDELARNHVSVAEIVLERAKRLVESGRDVLVLLDSLTRLARAYNVEQRGSGKILSGGIDSRTLENPRRFFGAARRCEEGGSLTIIASCLVDTGSKMDEVIFQEFKGTGNTEIVLDRKLFEKRVFPCIDIHQTGTRKEEKLLKEWTPKVHLLRRALSTMAPVDAIEALLKKLSSFETNEEFLANLGPARS; encoded by the coding sequence GTGAACGCCAAGAAGACCAGTTTCCGCCGCCGCCGGCGTCGTCGGCGCGGCGGTTCGCAGAACCATCAGGGGCAGGCGAGCGGAGCTCCCCAGGCGGCCGTCGAGCAGGCGGAGGTGTCGACCGGGCCCGTTCCGGCGTGGGGCGTGCTCGAGATCCTTCCGGAGGGGTACGGCTTCCTGCGGACGCAGAAGGCCAACTACCTGCCGCGCCCGGACGACGTCTGGGTCGCCCCGGACATCGTCCGCGACTGGCGTCTCGAGGAGGGTGTCGAGATCCGCGGCAAGGCGCGCCCGACCGGACGGCGGGGTCCCGCCCTTTACGAGATCGAAGAGATCAACGGGTTGCCGCCCGAACGCTGGCACGACCGACGGCATTTCCAGGACCTCACCGCTACCTCGCCGGAGGAGCCGATCCGGATGGAGACGGGCCGCGAGCCGATCGAGCCGCGGGTGGTGGACTTAGTGGCACCGATCGGCAAAGGGCAGCGGTGCCTCGTCGTCGCCCCGCCGAAGGCGGGCAAGACCACACTGCTCCAGCAGATCGCCCACGCCGTCACCATCAACCACCCCGAGATCCACCTCATCGTGCTGCTCATCGACGAGCGGCCGGAGGAGGTGACCGACTGGCGCCGGCGGGTGCCGAACGGCGAGGTGATCGCATCGAGTTCGGACGAGTTGGCCCGGAACCACGTGTCGGTGGCCGAGATCGTTCTGGAGCGGGCGAAGCGGCTGGTGGAGTCCGGTCGCGACGTGCTGGTGCTGCTCGACTCGCTGACCCGTCTCGCCCGCGCCTACAACGTGGAGCAGCGGGGATCGGGCAAGATCCTCAGCGGAGGCATCGATTCCCGCACGCTGGAGAATCCCAGGCGATTCTTCGGGGCGGCCCGGCGGTGCGAGGAAGGAGGATCGCTGACGATCATCGCCTCCTGCCTGGTCGACACCGGCTCCAAGATGGACGAGGTGATCTTCCAGGAGTTCAAGGGGACGGGGAACACCGAGATCGTTCTCGACCGGAAGCTGTTCGAAAAGCGCGTCTTCCCCTGCATCGACATCCATCAGACCGGTACGCGGAAGGAGGAGAAGCTGCTCAAGGAGTGGACGCCGAAGGTCCACCTGCTGCGGCGCGCCCTCTCCACGATGGCCCCGGTCGACGCGATCGAGGCGCTTCTCAAGAAGCTCTCGTCGTTCGAGACGAACGAGGAGTTCCTGGCCAATCTCGGGCCAGCGCGTTCCTGA